The Sandaracinus amylolyticus genomic interval TCACGGTGAAGCCGTGGGATCGTTCGCAGCTGCGCCCGATCGAGAAGGCGATCGTGGACAGCCCGCTCGGGCTCACGCCGCAGAACGACGGCGAGATCATCCGCATCCCGATGCCGCCGCTGACCGAGCAGCGCCGCAAGGAGCTCGCGAAGCTCGCGCGTAGTCACCTCGAGGACGCGAAGATCGCGATCCGCAAGGCCCGCCACGAGTGCCGCGACATGCTCGCGCAGATCGAGAAGGACGGCGACGCGAGCGCGGACGAGGTCGATCGCGCGACGAAGTCGATGGAGGACGTCGTCAAGGACGGCACCGCCAAGGCCGACGAGATCGTCGCCGCGAAGGAGAAGGACATCCTCACGGTCTGAGCACCTCGACCGCGAGGATCCCGTACGAGGGCCGTCGGGCTTCGCGCTCGGCGGCCCTCGGTTTTTCGGCTCGCGTGAGCGAGAGGCGCGATGGCGAGAGATCGCACGACGACGCGGACGCTCTTCCTCGACGCGGACGGCGCGCCGAGGCTGTGCGCGCTCGAGCGGCGCGGGACGCGTCTTCGCGTGCGCGAGGGCGAGGTGGGCGCGACCCCTTCGGTGCACGAGCGAGAGCTGTCCACGTGGCGCGCGTGCGCGGCGGAGGTGAACCGGCTCGTCGATGCACGCGTCGCCGAGGGGTGGCGCGAGACGCGCGACGAGCACGAGCTCGGCGACGTCTGCCTCGTGCTGCTCCGACGCGGTGCGATCGTGTGCCCTGCGTGTCCCGCAAGGCTCGAAGCGCAGCGAATCGTCGGAGGGCCGAGCGCGACGTTCGACGTCGATGCGATCGACGAGAGCGAGCGTCTCGTCGCCCAGGTCTGGGTCGCGTGCGGCGTGTGCACGAGCGTCGTCGCGGTGCGGAGCGACGCGCGCGCGAACGTGGTGCACGGGCCCGATGACGTCGCGCGGGCGCGGCAGCTGCTCGAGTCGGCGATCGCGGGCGGTCGCGTGCGCGAAGCGATCGTCGAGCTCGGGGCGCGCGGAGTCTCCCCGCTGCTGCTCCGTGCGCCCGTCTGCTTCGAGCTCGTGCGGCCCATCCTGGTCGGCGCGCGATGCGAGCTCCTGTGCGACGTCGTCATCGCGCCGCGCGCCGAGCTGCCCTCGGGGCGCATCGTCCTCCGGCTCGGATGGCCGCGGCGAGGCGCTCGCAAGTTGCGCGCGGCGTCGCCCACCGGCGCGAACGGCGGCGCGCATCGACGTACGACCGACGAGCGCGGTCGCTTCGAGTACGTGATCGAGCGCGGCACCGAGCTCGACGTCGTCGCGAGCGAGGGCACGCAGCTCGTCGTCGCGGTGCCGCGCGCGCTCGAGCTGCCGGGGCTCGGCGAGCGGAGCTGGTCGCGCGTCGACGCGCTCCTCGCGGAGCCCGCTTTCCTCGCCCCGATCGCCTAGCCCTGCACGCGGCGCGAGAAGCGCAGCACCGCGCGGAACACGTCCTCGACGCTCTGCGCGTCGATCTGCAGCTCGTTCGCCCACTCGCGTCGCGCCGCGAGCACCTGCGCCTCGCGCGTCGGGTCGTGCACCGGCTTGCCATCGCGCGCTTTCGCGGCGCGCGCGCGACGGCTCAGCTCCGCGCGGCGCGCGAGCCGCTCGACGATCTCGCGATCGAGCTCGTCGATCAGATCACGCGCTTCGACGAGCTCGGCCGATTGCTCGACCGGCGACTCGGGGATCGCGAGCGTCGCGTCGCGCGTCGCGGGCGCGGCCTTCGCGATGCTCGCGTCGAGCGCGGTGAGCGCGTCGATCAAGCGGCGTCGCGCGTCCGTCGCGTACGGGTTCTCGGCCTGGATCGCCGCGAACAGATGACCCGCGTCGCCGCGCACCGACTCGATCGTCCGCGCCATCGCCTGGAACGACGGCGGCGCGTTGGGCACG includes:
- the frr gene encoding ribosome recycling factor codes for the protein MIEDTMEELRSSIAKAHEALRRELSRIRTGRATADLLDSIRVDYYGTPTPLAQMASVSVPEPRMLTVKPWDRSQLRPIEKAIVDSPLGLTPQNDGEIIRIPMPPLTEQRRKELAKLARSHLEDAKIAIRKARHECRDMLAQIEKDGDASADEVDRATKSMEDVVKDGTAKADEIVAAKEKDILTV